Proteins found in one Streptomyces sp. CB09001 genomic segment:
- a CDS encoding formylglycine-generating enzyme family protein, with protein sequence MTLTHRPCCAAATAPVAVAAPSPAAAAEQAPAARPRSTRGQVRLPGGGFAMGDAFGEGYPADGETPVHTVRLRPFHIDETAVTNARFAAFVKATGHVTDAERFGSSAVFHLVVAAPDADVLGNAVGAPWWINVRGAHWRRPEGARSDITGRQNHPVVHVSWNDATAYARWAGKRLPTEAEWEYAARGGLAGRRYAWGDELTPGGRWRCNIWQGRFPHVNTAEDGHLTTAPVKSYRPNGHGLWNTAGNVWEWCSDWFSPTYYTHSPAADPPGPPTGTARVLRGGSYLCHDSYCNRYRVAARSSNTPDSSSGNLGFRCANDVAPHGD encoded by the coding sequence GTGACCCTTACCCACCGCCCGTGCTGCGCCGCCGCGACGGCACCCGTCGCCGTGGCCGCCCCGTCCCCCGCGGCCGCCGCGGAGCAGGCGCCCGCCGCCCGCCCGCGCTCGACCCGCGGACAGGTGCGCCTGCCGGGCGGTGGGTTCGCGATGGGGGACGCCTTCGGGGAGGGATACCCGGCCGACGGCGAGACACCCGTGCACACGGTGCGTCTGCGGCCCTTCCACATCGACGAGACCGCCGTCACCAACGCCCGGTTCGCCGCCTTCGTCAAGGCGACGGGGCACGTGACCGACGCCGAACGCTTCGGCTCCTCGGCCGTCTTCCACCTGGTCGTCGCCGCCCCGGACGCCGACGTTCTCGGCAACGCCGTCGGCGCCCCCTGGTGGATCAACGTGCGGGGCGCCCACTGGCGCCGCCCCGAGGGCGCACGCTCCGACATCACCGGCCGGCAGAACCATCCGGTCGTCCACGTCTCCTGGAACGACGCCACCGCCTACGCGCGGTGGGCCGGCAAGCGCCTGCCCACCGAGGCCGAGTGGGAGTACGCCGCCCGCGGGGGACTGGCCGGCCGCCGCTACGCCTGGGGCGACGAGCTGACCCCGGGCGGCCGGTGGCGCTGCAACATCTGGCAGGGCCGATTCCCCCACGTCAACACGGCCGAGGACGGTCACCTGACCACCGCGCCGGTCAAGTCCTACCGGCCCAACGGCCACGGCCTGTGGAACACCGCGGGCAACGTGTGGGAATGGTGCTCCGACTGGTTCTCGCCCACCTACTACACCCACTCCCCGGCCGCGGACCCGCCCGGCCCCCCGACCGGGACGGCACGGGTCCTGCGCGGCGGCTCCTACCTGTGCCACGACTCCTACTGCAACCGCTACCGGGTCGCCGCCCGCTCCTCCAACACCCCGGACTCCTCGTCCGGCAACCTCGGCTTCCGCTGCGCCAACGACGTGGCGCCCCACGGCGATTGA
- a CDS encoding IS110-like element IS110 family transposase, translating into MFDTEDVGVFLGLDVGKTAHHGHGLTPAGKKVLDKQLPNSEPRLRAVFDKLAAKFGTVLVIVDQPASIGALPLTVARDAGCKVAYLPGLAMRRIADLYPGEAKTDAKDAAVIADAARTMAHTLRSLELTDEITAELSVLVGFDQDLAAEATRTSNRIRGLLTQFHPSLERVLGPRLDHQAVTWLLERYGSPAALRKAGRRRLVELVRPKAPRMAQRLIDDIFDALDEQTVVVPGTGTLDIVVPSLASSLAAVHEQRRALEAQINALLEAHPLSPVLTSMPGVGVRTAAVLLVTVGDGTSFPTAAHLASYAGLAPTTKSSGTSIHGEHAPRGGNRQLKRAMFLSAFACMNADPASRTYYDRQRARGKTHTQALLRLARQRISVLFAMLRDGTFYESRMPAGVELAA; encoded by the coding sequence ATGTTCGACACCGAAGACGTGGGCGTGTTCCTCGGCCTGGACGTCGGCAAGACCGCTCACCACGGCCACGGACTCACCCCGGCCGGGAAGAAGGTCCTCGACAAGCAGCTGCCCAACAGCGAGCCGAGACTGCGGGCCGTCTTCGACAAGCTGGCCGCGAAGTTCGGCACGGTCCTGGTGATCGTGGACCAGCCCGCTTCCATCGGCGCCCTCCCGCTCACGGTCGCCCGGGACGCCGGCTGCAAGGTCGCCTACCTGCCCGGCCTGGCGATGCGGCGGATCGCCGACCTGTATCCCGGCGAGGCCAAGACCGACGCGAAGGACGCAGCGGTCATCGCGGACGCGGCCCGCACGATGGCGCACACCCTGCGTTCCCTGGAGCTCACCGACGAGATCACCGCCGAGCTCTCGGTCCTCGTCGGCTTCGACCAGGACCTCGCGGCCGAGGCCACCCGCACCTCCAACCGGATACGCGGCCTGCTCACCCAGTTCCACCCCTCGCTGGAGCGCGTCCTGGGCCCCCGCCTCGACCACCAGGCCGTCACTTGGCTGCTGGAGCGCTACGGCTCTCCGGCCGCACTGCGCAAAGCCGGACGCCGCAGGCTCGTCGAGCTCGTCCGGCCCAAGGCCCCGCGCATGGCCCAGCGGCTGATCGACGACATCTTCGACGCCCTGGACGAGCAGACCGTCGTGGTCCCGGGAACCGGCACCCTCGACATCGTCGTGCCCTCCCTGGCCAGCTCTCTCGCCGCTGTCCACGAACAGCGCCGGGCCCTGGAAGCCCAGATCAACGCCCTGCTGGAGGCCCACCCTCTTTCCCCGGTCCTGACGTCGATGCCCGGCGTCGGCGTCAGGACCGCCGCCGTCCTGCTGGTCACCGTCGGCGACGGCACCAGCTTCCCCACCGCCGCCCACCTGGCCTCCTACGCCGGACTCGCCCCGACCACGAAGTCGTCCGGTACCTCGATCCACGGCGAACACGCGCCCCGAGGCGGCAACCGCCAGCTCAAACGCGCCATGTTCCTGTCCGCCTTCGCCTGCATGAACGCCGACCCCGCCTCCCGCACCTACTACGACCGCCAGCGAGCCCGCGGCAAAACCCACACCCAGGCCCTCCTCCGCCTCGCCCGCCAACGCATCAGCGTCCTGTTCGCCATGCTCCGAGACGGCACCTTCTACGAATCCCGCATGCCCGCGGGCGTCGAGCTCGCGGCATGA
- a CDS encoding zinc-binding dehydrogenase, with product MKAVVIRRFGGPEGLEVVDLPDPAPAAGQVLVATETIGVSGADVAIRSGALAAYGFQEGHVPGSEVVGTVTAVGAGVDASWTGRRVWAQTGVGGGYAEQATASADDILPLPEGLSARAAVTLGSAGVVAHFGLAHARFSAGERVLVRGAAGSIGIMTVQLAARAGAGAVAVTTSSAARGERLRGLGATHVLDRSGEGRADAPRAFDVIVDIVAGADLPAFFTRLAPNGRMVVVGAVAGQPPADFGTHLMASFQKSMSFATFSAATVPEAGLRAVRADQFAAASRGEIETVVHEVLPLDQAASAHRKMDAGEVFGRIVLTP from the coding sequence ATGAAGGCAGTGGTGATCCGGAGGTTCGGCGGTCCCGAGGGACTGGAGGTCGTCGACCTGCCCGACCCCGCGCCCGCCGCGGGTCAGGTGCTCGTCGCGACCGAGACGATCGGCGTGAGCGGCGCCGACGTCGCCATCCGCAGCGGTGCCCTCGCCGCCTACGGATTCCAGGAGGGGCATGTACCCGGCAGCGAGGTGGTGGGCACCGTGACGGCGGTCGGCGCGGGCGTCGACGCCTCCTGGACCGGCCGGCGCGTATGGGCACAGACCGGCGTGGGAGGGGGCTACGCCGAGCAGGCGACCGCCTCGGCCGACGACATCCTCCCCCTCCCCGAGGGGCTGTCCGCACGGGCGGCGGTGACGCTCGGCAGTGCCGGGGTGGTGGCGCACTTCGGGCTCGCCCACGCCCGCTTCAGCGCGGGCGAGCGCGTGCTGGTGCGCGGCGCGGCCGGCAGCATCGGCATCATGACGGTCCAGCTCGCGGCGCGCGCCGGTGCGGGCGCGGTGGCGGTCACCACGTCGTCGGCCGCCCGCGGCGAGCGGCTGCGCGGGCTGGGCGCGACCCATGTCCTGGACCGCTCCGGCGAGGGCCGCGCGGACGCGCCCCGAGCCTTCGACGTCATCGTGGACATCGTCGCCGGAGCCGACCTGCCCGCGTTCTTCACCAGGCTCGCGCCGAACGGCAGGATGGTGGTCGTCGGCGCCGTCGCGGGGCAGCCGCCCGCGGACTTCGGCACGCATCTGATGGCGTCCTTCCAGAAGTCGATGTCGTTCGCCACCTTCAGTGCCGCCACCGTCCCGGAAGCCGGCCTGCGGGCCGTGCGGGCCGATCAGTTCGCCGCCGCGAGCCGGGGGGAGATCGAGACCGTCGTGCACGAGGTGCTGCCCCTGGACCAGGCGGCCTCGGCGCACCGGAAGATGGACGCGGGCGAGGTCTTCGGGCGCATCGTGCTGACCCCGTAG
- a CDS encoding LacI family DNA-binding transcriptional regulator, with product MTGNRRPTIKTVAARAGVGRTTVSRVVNGSELVSADARERVLAAIKELNYVPNSVARGLVTNRTNAVALVIPESESRLGSEPFFAALIRGVSGALAESRTQLQLMLVRDQAERDQLTASVATRRVDGVLLVSVHSEDRLPGMLEEMGLPTVLAGRRDAGERLSYVNSDNAGGAAAAVRHLLGGGRRRVATITGPLDMDVGRSRLAGWRAAHLEAEVPAEELLVEAGDFTEEGGASAMRLLLERVPDLDAVFAASDLMAVGALAELRRQKRQVPGDVAVVGFEDSVLARHTNPPLTTVRQPVEELGRTMARILTDITQHGAPRQQMTLPTELVVRESS from the coding sequence ATGACCGGCAACCGCCGTCCAACGATCAAAACAGTCGCCGCCCGCGCCGGCGTGGGCCGCACCACGGTCTCCCGTGTCGTCAACGGCTCGGAGCTGGTCAGCGCCGATGCCCGGGAGAGGGTGCTTGCGGCGATCAAAGAACTGAACTACGTTCCCAACTCGGTCGCCCGCGGCCTGGTGACCAACCGCACCAACGCCGTGGCCCTGGTGATCCCGGAGTCCGAGAGCCGGCTCGGCTCGGAGCCGTTCTTCGCCGCGCTCATCCGCGGGGTGAGCGGCGCGCTGGCCGAGAGCCGCACCCAGTTGCAGCTGATGCTCGTCCGCGACCAGGCCGAGCGGGACCAGTTGACCGCGTCGGTCGCGACCCGCCGGGTGGACGGCGTGCTGCTGGTCTCGGTGCACTCGGAGGACCGACTGCCCGGCATGCTCGAGGAGATGGGCCTGCCCACGGTACTCGCCGGGCGCCGCGACGCGGGCGAGCGGCTGAGCTACGTCAACTCCGACAACGCCGGCGGGGCCGCCGCCGCGGTGCGGCATCTGCTGGGCGGCGGACGGCGCCGGGTCGCCACCATCACCGGGCCGCTGGACATGGACGTCGGCCGCAGCAGGCTCGCCGGCTGGCGTGCCGCGCACCTGGAGGCGGAGGTGCCGGCGGAGGAACTCCTCGTCGAGGCGGGCGACTTCACCGAGGAGGGCGGCGCGAGCGCCATGCGTTTGCTTCTTGAACGCGTCCCGGACCTGGACGCCGTCTTCGCCGCTTCGGACCTCATGGCGGTCGGTGCCCTGGCCGAACTGCGCCGGCAGAAGCGGCAGGTGCCCGGGGACGTCGCCGTCGTCGGCTTCGAGGACTCCGTCCTGGCCCGCCACACCAACCCGCCGCTGACGACGGTGCGTCAACCGGTGGAGGAGCTGGGGCGCACCATGGCCCGCATCCTCACCGACATCACGCAGCACGGTGCGCCGCGGCAGCAGATGACGCTGCCGACGGAGCTGGTGGTGCGAGAGTCGTCGTAG
- a CDS encoding extracellular solute-binding protein, with protein MGTLGSLRRKAVATAAAVGALALVVGCSSGDDSATGGGKKDGKVTITMGMYGVMGIKETGLLEQYEKENPNVDIKAEIAGDEQTYYTALQTRLAAGKGLKDIQGIEIGRAKEITETQADKFADFSDVPGTDHFLPWKESQISTKDGKVLGLGTDIGPMAVCYRKDYFEKAGLPTDREEVAKLWAGDWNKYVEVGRTFKKDFKGGDVAYMDAASGLFNAMVYGYPEQYYNDQGELIYDKNPAVKEAWNLAADAAEDGLTAKLRQFQPGWDPGLANGTFATAVCPAWMLSHISEKAGDANKGKWDVAKAPKGANWGGSFLGVVEQSPVKEEAKKLVAWLTAPEQQAHIFKEIGNIPSSREALDSPEVKNAKSEYFSGAPIGQIFGAAAQEIPDKQVLGRKDGTIKDTFSQGLALIEQGDAKRDEAWTTTGERIEKAVG; from the coding sequence ATGGGCACTCTCGGTTCGTTGCGCAGAAAGGCGGTGGCGACGGCCGCGGCCGTCGGCGCGCTCGCGCTGGTCGTCGGCTGCAGCAGCGGCGACGACTCGGCCACCGGTGGTGGCAAGAAGGACGGCAAGGTCACCATCACCATGGGCATGTACGGGGTGATGGGCATCAAGGAGACCGGCCTTCTCGAGCAGTACGAGAAGGAGAACCCCAATGTCGACATCAAGGCCGAGATAGCCGGTGACGAGCAGACCTACTACACCGCCCTGCAGACCAGGCTTGCCGCGGGCAAGGGCCTGAAGGACATCCAGGGCATCGAGATCGGCCGGGCCAAGGAGATCACCGAGACCCAGGCGGACAAGTTCGCGGACTTCTCCGACGTGCCGGGCACCGACCACTTCCTGCCGTGGAAGGAGTCCCAGATCAGCACCAAGGACGGCAAGGTGCTGGGCCTGGGCACCGACATCGGCCCGATGGCCGTCTGCTACCGCAAGGACTACTTCGAGAAGGCGGGCCTGCCCACCGACCGCGAAGAGGTCGCCAAGCTGTGGGCGGGCGACTGGAACAAGTACGTCGAGGTCGGCCGCACCTTCAAGAAGGACTTCAAGGGCGGGGACGTGGCCTACATGGACGCGGCCAGCGGCCTGTTCAACGCCATGGTCTACGGCTACCCCGAGCAGTACTACAACGACCAGGGCGAGCTGATCTACGACAAGAACCCGGCCGTCAAGGAGGCGTGGAACCTCGCCGCCGACGCCGCGGAGGACGGTCTGACCGCCAAGCTCCGTCAGTTCCAGCCGGGCTGGGACCCGGGCCTGGCCAACGGCACCTTCGCCACCGCGGTGTGCCCGGCCTGGATGCTCAGCCACATCAGTGAGAAGGCGGGCGACGCGAACAAGGGCAAGTGGGACGTCGCCAAGGCCCCCAAGGGCGCGAACTGGGGCGGCTCCTTCCTCGGCGTCGTCGAGCAGAGCCCGGTGAAGGAGGAGGCCAAGAAGCTGGTCGCGTGGCTGACCGCGCCCGAGCAGCAGGCCCACATCTTCAAGGAGATCGGCAACATCCCGTCCTCGCGCGAGGCACTGGACAGCCCCGAGGTGAAGAACGCCAAGTCGGAGTACTTCAGCGGCGCGCCGATCGGCCAGATCTTCGGCGCCGCCGCCCAGGAGATCCCGGACAAGCAGGTCCTCGGCCGCAAGGACGGCACGATCAAGGACACCTTCTCCCAGGGCCTGGCCCTGATCGAGCAGGGCGACGCCAAGCGTGACGAGGCGTGGACCACCACCGGGGAGCGCATCGAGAAGGCGGTCGGCTGA
- a CDS encoding sugar ABC transporter permease, producing MATSTTKALAGDEPPRPSPRPGGEGTARRRGALWHRLDIKGAPYAFVAPFFIIFAAFSFYPLIYTSWISLHDVELATLDVMEWVAFDNYVELWGDSRFWNATQNTITIGVISTVPQLMMALGMAHLLNYRMRASLFFRVASLVPYATSVAAAALVFTMIFERDFGMINWALGSVGIDPVDWEADKWPAQVAISTIVIWRWTGYNALLYLAAMQAIPADRYEAASLDGASRWKQFIHVTIPGIRSTIVFTIVLSTIGATQLFGEPLIFGQGPNGVTGGADNQYQTLGLLLYEEGWKNYQMGRSATVAWAMFMLLVLVFVVQRVIKRLRSRTS from the coding sequence GTGGCCACCTCCACCACCAAGGCCCTGGCCGGGGACGAGCCTCCGCGGCCCTCTCCCCGCCCGGGCGGCGAGGGCACCGCCCGGCGGCGCGGCGCGCTCTGGCACCGGCTCGACATCAAGGGCGCCCCGTACGCGTTCGTCGCGCCGTTCTTCATCATCTTCGCCGCGTTCAGCTTCTACCCGCTGATCTACACCTCGTGGATCTCCCTGCACGACGTGGAGCTGGCCACCCTCGATGTCATGGAGTGGGTGGCGTTCGACAACTACGTCGAGTTGTGGGGTGACTCGCGGTTCTGGAACGCGACGCAGAACACGATCACCATCGGCGTCATCTCCACGGTGCCGCAGTTGATGATGGCGCTCGGCATGGCGCACCTGCTCAACTACCGGATGCGCGCCTCGCTGTTCTTCCGGGTCGCCTCGCTGGTCCCCTACGCCACCTCGGTGGCCGCGGCCGCCCTCGTCTTCACCATGATCTTCGAGCGCGACTTCGGCATGATCAACTGGGCGCTCGGCTCGGTCGGGATCGACCCGGTGGACTGGGAGGCCGACAAGTGGCCCGCCCAGGTCGCGATCTCCACCATCGTCATCTGGCGCTGGACCGGTTACAACGCGCTCCTCTACCTGGCCGCGATGCAGGCCATCCCCGCCGACCGGTACGAGGCGGCCTCCCTCGACGGCGCCTCCCGGTGGAAGCAGTTCATCCACGTCACCATTCCCGGGATCCGCTCCACCATCGTCTTCACCATCGTGCTCTCCACGATCGGCGCCACCCAGCTCTTCGGCGAGCCGCTGATCTTCGGCCAGGGGCCCAACGGTGTCACCGGCGGCGCGGACAACCAGTACCAGACGCTGGGCCTGCTGCTGTACGAGGAGGGCTGGAAGAACTACCAGATGGGCCGCTCGGCGACCGTCGCCTGGGCGATGTTCATGCTGCTGGTCCTCGTCTTCGTCGTGCAGCGCGTCATCAAGCGCCTGCGCTCCCGAACGTCCTGA
- a CDS encoding carbohydrate ABC transporter permease, whose protein sequence is MTTQSLPARTDAPARTPAVKEKGRGGRRLLRQRAGRQHHAGPLAYVLLAIMAILSIFPLYWTMVAASTDNTRVSQTPPPFLPGPNLFSNLARAWDEAAMGKAMVNSLIVAGVIALSTVLFATLAGFAFAKLRFKGRNALLMLVIGTMMVPPQLAVVPLFMMMADLGWSQQLPAVIFPTLVSAVGVFFMRQYLTEALPDELVEAGRVDGAHSLRIFFSIVLPIARPAMAVLFMITFVHAWNDFFWPFVVLDMTNPTVPVALTQLSAGYVRDQSLIMAGALLGTLPLLAMFIVFGRQIVSGIMAGAVKG, encoded by the coding sequence ATGACCACCCAAAGTCTCCCGGCCCGGACCGACGCCCCGGCCCGGACCCCCGCCGTGAAGGAGAAGGGCCGCGGCGGCCGCCGACTGCTGCGTCAGCGCGCCGGCCGTCAGCACCACGCCGGCCCCCTCGCCTACGTACTGCTCGCCATCATGGCGATCCTGTCGATCTTCCCGCTGTACTGGACGATGGTGGCCGCGTCCACCGACAACACCCGGGTCAGCCAGACGCCGCCCCCGTTCCTGCCCGGCCCGAACCTGTTCAGCAACCTCGCCCGGGCCTGGGACGAGGCGGCGATGGGCAAGGCCATGGTCAACAGCCTCATCGTGGCCGGGGTGATCGCCCTGTCCACGGTGCTGTTCGCCACGCTCGCCGGGTTCGCCTTCGCCAAGCTGCGGTTCAAGGGGCGCAACGCCCTGCTCATGCTGGTGATCGGCACCATGATGGTGCCGCCGCAGCTCGCCGTCGTACCGCTGTTCATGATGATGGCCGACCTGGGCTGGTCGCAGCAGTTGCCCGCCGTCATCTTCCCGACGCTGGTGAGCGCGGTCGGTGTGTTCTTCATGCGCCAGTACCTGACGGAGGCGCTGCCGGACGAGCTCGTCGAGGCCGGACGCGTGGACGGAGCGCACTCGCTGCGGATCTTCTTCAGCATCGTGCTGCCCATCGCGCGGCCCGCGATGGCCGTCCTGTTCATGATCACGTTCGTGCACGCGTGGAACGACTTCTTCTGGCCGTTCGTGGTCCTCGACATGACCAACCCGACGGTCCCCGTCGCGCTCACCCAGCTCAGCGCGGGCTACGTCCGCGACCAGTCGCTGATCATGGCCGGCGCGCTGCTCGGCACCCTGCCGCTGCTGGCGATGTTCATCGTCTTCGGCCGTCAGATCGTCAGCGGCATCATGGCGGGAGCCGTCAAGGGCTGA
- a CDS encoding GH1 family beta-glucosidase, whose translation MVTAAHQTASAPDAARTFPKGFLWGSATASYQIEGAAAEDGRTPSIWDTYARTPGRVRNGDTGDIATDHYHRRSEDVALMAELGLDAYRFSLAWPRIQPTGRGPAVQKGLDFYRRLVDELLEKGIQPVATLYHWDLPQELEDAGGWPERATAERFAEYAALAADALGDRVRTWTTLNEPWCSSFLGYGSGVHAPGRTDPVAALRAAHHLNLGHGLAVQALRERVRADAQISVTLNIHHVRPLTGSEGDVDAARRIDALANRVFTGPMLNGAYPEDLLKDTAELTDWSFVQDGDLRQAHQPLDFLGVNYYTPTVVSETEGSGAHASDGHGNSSHSPWPGADRVAFHQPPGDTTAMGWAVDPTGLYDLLRRLSADFPRLPLVITENGAAFDDYADPEGQVNDPARIAYVRGHLAAVHQAILDGADVRGYFLWSLLDNFEWAHGYSKRFGAVYVDYPTGTRIPKASARWYSEVARTGVLPGV comes from the coding sequence GTGGTCACCGCAGCACACCAGACCGCCTCCGCCCCGGACGCCGCCCGCACCTTCCCCAAGGGCTTCCTCTGGGGCTCGGCGACCGCCTCCTACCAGATCGAGGGGGCCGCCGCGGAGGACGGCCGCACGCCGTCCATCTGGGACACCTACGCCCGCACTCCCGGCCGGGTCCGCAACGGCGACACCGGTGACATCGCCACCGACCACTACCACCGGCGGAGCGAGGACGTCGCCCTCATGGCCGAACTCGGCCTGGACGCCTACCGCTTCTCCCTCGCCTGGCCCCGGATCCAGCCCACCGGCCGCGGCCCCGCCGTGCAGAAGGGCCTGGACTTCTACCGGCGCCTGGTGGACGAGCTGCTGGAGAAGGGCATCCAGCCCGTCGCCACCCTCTACCACTGGGACCTGCCCCAGGAACTGGAGGACGCCGGCGGCTGGCCCGAGCGCGCCACGGCCGAGCGGTTCGCCGAGTACGCGGCGCTGGCCGCCGACGCCCTCGGGGACCGGGTGAGGACCTGGACCACCCTCAACGAGCCCTGGTGCAGCTCCTTCCTCGGGTACGGATCCGGCGTCCACGCGCCGGGCCGTACCGATCCGGTCGCCGCCCTGCGCGCCGCCCACCACCTCAACCTGGGGCACGGCCTGGCCGTCCAGGCGCTGCGCGAGCGGGTCCGTGCCGACGCCCAGATCTCCGTCACCCTCAACATCCACCACGTCCGCCCGCTCACCGGCAGCGAGGGCGACGTGGACGCGGCCCGCCGGATCGACGCCCTGGCCAACCGGGTATTCACCGGCCCGATGCTGAACGGGGCCTACCCGGAGGACCTGCTGAAGGACACCGCCGAGCTGACCGACTGGTCCTTCGTGCAGGACGGCGACCTGCGCCAGGCCCACCAGCCGCTGGACTTCCTCGGCGTCAACTACTACACGCCCACCGTCGTCTCCGAGACCGAGGGCAGCGGCGCCCACGCCTCCGACGGGCACGGCAACAGCTCCCACAGCCCCTGGCCGGGCGCCGACCGGGTCGCCTTCCACCAGCCGCCCGGTGACACCACCGCCATGGGCTGGGCCGTCGACCCCACCGGCCTGTACGACCTGCTGCGCCGGCTGTCCGCCGACTTCCCGAGGCTGCCGCTGGTCATCACCGAGAACGGCGCCGCCTTCGACGACTACGCCGACCCCGAGGGGCAGGTCAACGACCCCGCCCGGATCGCGTACGTCCGCGGTCACCTGGCCGCCGTCCACCAGGCCATCCTGGACGGCGCGGACGTGCGCGGCTACTTCCTGTGGTCCCTGCTGGACAACTTCGAGTGGGCCCACGGCTACAGCAAGCGCTTCGGTGCCGTCTACGTCGACTACCCGACCGGCACCCGCATCCCCAAGGCGAGCGCCCGCTGGTACTCCGAGGTCGCCCGCACCGGCGTACTGCCCGGCGTCTGA
- a CDS encoding glycoside hydrolase family 64 protein → MLSRLRLRLLAVAAAAGLTGALLSFGAAPPADAAVPATIPLKITNNSARGDAVHIYNLGTSLTTGQQGWADENGTFHAWPAGGNPPTPAPDASIPGPAAGQTKTIRIPKLSGRIYFSYGQKLDFRLTTGGLVQPAVQNPSDPNRNILFNWSEYTLNDGGLWLNSTQVDMFSAPYTVGVRRADGSVSSAGQLKAGGYRGVFDALRAQPGWGGLVQTRPDGSVLRALAPLYGVETGALPASVMDDYINRVWQKYATTTLTVTPFGDRPDTKYFGRVSGNVMNFTNSSGAVVTSFQKPDASSVFGCHRLLDAPNDQVRGPISRTLCAGFNRSTLLSNPNQPDPSAADFYRESVTNHYARIIHERMADGKAYAFAFDDVGNHESLVHDGNPAEARLTLAPLD, encoded by the coding sequence GTGCTCTCCCGACTCAGACTCCGTCTGCTCGCCGTGGCCGCGGCCGCAGGCCTGACCGGCGCCCTGCTCTCGTTCGGCGCCGCGCCGCCCGCGGACGCCGCGGTGCCCGCCACCATCCCCCTGAAGATCACCAACAACTCCGCCCGGGGCGACGCCGTCCACATCTACAACCTGGGCACCTCGCTGACGACCGGTCAGCAGGGCTGGGCGGACGAGAACGGCACCTTCCACGCCTGGCCCGCCGGCGGCAATCCCCCAACTCCCGCACCGGACGCGTCCATCCCCGGACCGGCCGCGGGACAGACCAAGACCATCCGGATCCCGAAGCTGTCGGGGCGCATCTACTTCTCCTACGGTCAGAAGCTGGACTTCCGGCTCACCACCGGCGGCCTGGTCCAGCCCGCCGTCCAGAACCCGAGCGACCCCAACCGCAACATCCTCTTCAACTGGTCCGAGTACACGCTCAACGACGGCGGGCTGTGGCTGAACAGCACCCAGGTCGACATGTTCTCCGCGCCCTACACGGTCGGCGTGCGGCGCGCCGACGGCAGCGTGAGCAGCGCCGGACAGCTCAAGGCCGGCGGCTACCGCGGGGTGTTCGACGCCTTGCGGGCCCAGCCGGGCTGGGGCGGACTGGTCCAGACCCGGCCCGACGGCAGCGTACTGCGGGCGCTGGCGCCGCTGTACGGGGTGGAGACCGGGGCGCTGCCCGCGTCGGTCATGGACGACTACATCAACCGGGTCTGGCAGAAGTACGCGACGACCACGCTCACCGTCACGCCCTTCGGCGACCGGCCGGACACCAAGTACTTCGGGCGGGTCTCGGGCAACGTCATGAACTTCACCAACAGTTCGGGCGCGGTCGTCACCAGCTTCCAGAAGCCCGACGCCTCCAGCGTCTTCGGCTGCCACCGGCTCCTGGACGCGCCCAACGACCAGGTGCGCGGCCCGATCTCCCGCACGCTGTGCGCCGGCTTCAACCGCTCGACGCTGCTGAGCAACCCCAACCAGCCCGACCCCTCGGCGGCGGACTTCTACCGGGAGTCGGTGACCAACCACTACGCCCGGATCATCCACGAGCGCATGGCCGACGGGAAGGCGTACGCGTTCGCCTTCGACGACGTCGGCAACCACGAGTCGCTGGTGCACGACGGCAACCCGGCCGAGGCCAGGCTCACGCTCGCCCCGCTCGACTGA
- a CDS encoding NUDIX domain-containing protein, translating into MNSSAPGAERPERARPAAQSLTGVGLAVLDPAGRVLLGLGHDGRWELPGGKVDAGEDFETAAARELAEETGLVAAPAEVRVLAVLVDRVGGLTRVTAAAVTERAAGVPRVTEPDRIERWEWVARESVPSALFPPSASVLDCLWPGAERRGAAGVRHYPVAGPVA; encoded by the coding sequence GTGAACTCCTCCGCACCGGGCGCCGAGCGCCCCGAACGCGCCCGCCCCGCCGCGCAGAGCCTCACCGGCGTCGGCCTCGCCGTCCTCGACCCCGCCGGACGGGTACTGCTGGGGCTCGGTCACGACGGACGCTGGGAACTGCCCGGCGGCAAGGTCGACGCGGGCGAGGACTTCGAGACGGCCGCCGCCCGGGAGTTGGCGGAGGAGACCGGGCTCGTCGCGGCCCCCGCGGAGGTGCGGGTGCTGGCCGTGCTCGTCGACCGCGTGGGCGGGCTGACCCGGGTGACGGCCGCGGCCGTCACCGAGCGGGCGGCCGGTGTGCCCCGGGTCACCGAGCCCGACAGGATCGAGCGCTGGGAGTGGGTCGCCCGCGAGTCGGTGCCGTCCGCGCTCTTCCCGCCGTCCGCCTCGGTCCTGGACTGCCTGTGGCCCGGCGCGGAGCGGCGGGGTGCGGCAGGAGTCCGGCACTACCCGGTGGCCGGTCCCGTCGCCTGA